A region from the Vicia villosa cultivar HV-30 ecotype Madison, WI linkage group LG3, Vvil1.0, whole genome shotgun sequence genome encodes:
- the LOC131657314 gene encoding uncharacterized protein LOC131657314, translating into MDHFAVSEEQLASQRLRQKLEEVNVAAQTHLAPVQDHVNYTLQKAYFKCAYECFDRNRRQEEISHCVENCSIPLTNVQQTFDNEMAKFQEKLNRSLMVCQDKYEGAKLQQKTGAMNVMVSCADEAIQDSIKMLPLLTNKLKASFGIRDDNGSS; encoded by the exons ATGGATCATTTTGCAGTATCTGAAGAGCAGTTAGCTTCACAGAGACTTAGGCAGAAACTTGAGGAAGTGAATGTAGCTGCTCAAACTCATCTTGCACCTGTTCAAGACCATGTCAACTATACTCTTCAG AAAGCGTATTTTAAATGTGCATATGAGTGCTTTGATAGAAACAGAAGGCAGGAGGAGATAAGCCATTGTGTTGAAAATTGCAGTATTCCTCTTACTAACGTGCAACAAACGTTTGATAATGAAATGGCAAAGTTTCAG GAAAAGTTGAATAGATCTCTGATGGTTTGTCAAGATAAGTACGAGGGAGCTAAGCTCCAGCAGAAAACCGGAGCTATGAATGTCATGGTTTCCTGTGCCGACGAAGCAATTCAAGACAGCATTAAGATGCTGCCACTTCTTACTAACAAGTTGAAGGCTTCCTTTGGCATTCGCGACGACAACGGCTCTTCCTAG
- the LOC131657315 gene encoding uncharacterized protein LOC131657315 — MTHKVVMSLLPFVVLLLINSQGSFARYIKLQPQIGEEKEVDQPYLDGWLKNPLKNQKLISNSNQVYLDGWLKDTRSEGAKSTSESNQVYLDGWLKDTRAEKAKSNADSHQVYLDGWLKDTRAEKEKSTSGSNQDYLDGWLKDTRAEKPKSTSESNQVYLDGWLKDTRAKKEKSTQDSNHVYLDGWLKDTRAEKEKSTSESNQVYLDGWLKDTRAEKDKSTQDSNHVYLDGWLKDTRAEKEKSTSDSNHVYLDGWLKDTRSEKEKSTPDSNQVYLDGWLKDTRAEKPKSISDSNQVYLDGWLKDSRVEKEKSTADSNQVYLDGWLKDIRSEKAKSAHNANQVYLDGWLKDTRAEKAKSTSDSNQVYLDGWLKDTRAEKEKSASDSNEVYLDGWLKDTRAEKPKSTSNSNHVYLDGWLKDTRAEKPKSTADSNQVYLDGWLKDTRAENEKSTPDSKLVYLDGWLKDTRK; from the exons ATGACACACAAAGTTGTTATGTCTCTCCTTCCTTTTGTTGTGCTCTTGTTGATT AATAGTCAAGGAAGTTTTGCTAGATATATTAAACTTCAGCCACaaattggagaagaaaaagaagttgaTCAACCTTACCTTGATGGCTGGCTCAAAAATCCATTGAAGAACCAAAAACTCATTTCTAACTCCAACCAAGTAtatcttgatggatggttgaaagataccagATCTGAGGGAGCAAAATCCACCTCTGAgtccaaccaagtttaccttgatggatggttgaaagataccagAGCTGAGAAAGCAAAATCTAACGCTGACTCACACCAAGTTtatcttgatggatggttgaaagatacccgagCAGAGAAAGAAAAATCCACCTCTGGCTCTAATCAAgattaccttgatggatggttgaaagataccagAGCAGAGAAACCAAAGTCCACATCTGAatccaaccaagtttaccttgatggatggctGAAAGATACccgggcaaagaaagaaaaatccaCCCAAGACTCCAACCatgtttaccttgatggatggttgaaagataccagAGCAGAGAAAGAAAAGTCCACATCTGAATCCAACCAAGTTTACCTGGATGGATGGCTGAAAGATACCCGAGCAGAGAAAGACAAATCCACCCAAGACTCCAACCATGTTTACCTTGacggatggttgaaagataccagAGCAGAAAAAGAAAAATCCACCTCTGACTCCAACCATGTTtatcttgatggatggttgaaagataccagATCAGAGAAAGAAAAATCCACCCCtgactccaaccaagtttaccttgatggatggttgaaagatacccgagCAGAGAAACCAAAATCCATATCtgactccaaccaagtttaccttgatggatggttgaaagatagtCGAGTTGAGAAAGAAAAATCTACAGCTGACTCCAACCAAGTATATCTTGATGGCTGGTTGAAAGATATCAGATCTGAGAAAGCAAAGTCCGCCCATAACGCGAACCAAGTTTACCtagatggatggttgaaagatacccgagCAGAGAAAGCAAAATCCACCTCtgactccaaccaagtttaccttgatggatggttaaAAGATACCCGAGCAGAGAAAGAAAAATCAGCCTCTGATTCCAAcgaagtttaccttgatggatggttgaaagatactagAGCAGAGAAACCAAAATCCACATCTAACTCCAACCacgtttaccttgatggatggttgaaagatacccgagCAGAGAAACCAAAATCTACCGCTGACTCCAACCAAGTTtatcttgatggatggttgaaagataccagAGCTGAGAATGAAAAATCCACTCCAGACTCCAAGCTAGTTTATCTTGATGGATGGTTAAAAGATACCCGGAAGTAG